In the genome of Chloroflexota bacterium, the window GTGCCAAAGACGAGGATCGAGCGGCTGTCCCGTGGGATCAACCTCAGCCACTGGTTCGCCCAGGGATCCATCAACGTCCGCCGGTGGCAGCGATACATCACGGCCGAGGACATCGCGCTGATCAAGGAGATGGGATTCACCCACGTCCGGCTGCCGATCGAACCCAACGTCCTGTTCAACGAATGGCAGCCGGAGGAGCTGAACCCGGAGCGACTTCCCTATGTCGATGCCGCCCTGGACATGATCCTGGCCCAGGACATCGCCGTGATCGTCGACTTCCATCCGTTACCGGAGTTCACCCAGCGGATGGAGGAGGATGACGACTTCGCCGAGGCGGTGGTCCGCTTCTGGGGAGCCTTCGCCCGGCACCTCAGCGAGCGCGACCCGGAGATGGTCTTCCTGGAGGCCATGAACGAGCCCGTCTTCCAGGACGCGGCCCGCTGGGAGGCCGTGCAAAAACGGATCCTGGCGGCCATGCGGGAGGGCGCACCCGAGCACACGCTGATCGCCACGGGCACCAACTGGAGCAGCATCGACGGGCTGCTCGCCCTCAAGCCGGTGGACGACCTCAACGTCGTCTACAACTTCCACTTCTACGAGCCCCACACCTTCACGCACCAGGGGGCGAGGTGGGGCTGGTACCTGTGGCCGTATCTCCACAACGTGCCCTACCCATCCAGCCCGGAGGCGGTCGAGGCGCTCCTGCCGAACATCAAGAACCGGGAGGCCCGGGCCCTCCTGAGATCCTACGGCCGGGAGCGTTGGAACGCGGAGAAGATCGAGCGGAGGATCGCCCAGGCCGCGGCGTGGGGAAGAAAGTACGACGTCCCCCTGACGTGCAACGAGTTCGGCGTCTACCGCCTGGTCTCCCCACCGGAGGACCGCTTGGCGTGGATTCGGGACGTGAGGACGGCGCTGGAGAAGTATCAGATCGGCTGGACGATGTGGGACTACGCCGGGGGGTTCAGCGTCGTCGTGGCAAAGGGCAATCAGCGGGTGCCCGATGAGGGCACGCTGAAGGCGTTAGGGCTCTCCGACTGAAGCGGAAGGGCGACCCGCGGGCCGCCCCATTGGCATCAAGCTACATGGAAGAAAGGAGGGGCGATCGTGCATCGCCCCTCCGTATCCATTCTCTCTATCTGTGCGTCTATTTCAGATCCGCCAACGCCTGCAGGATGCGCTCCAGGCCGCCCGCCGTGTCCCGCCCCAGATGCAGCCGGATCACCCGCCGGCCGTGCGCCTGCAGCGACTGCAAGTCCCCCAACGCCTGCGCGGCGATCAACGTGCCAAACGTGTACGGCTGGCCGGGGATCCGGAAATCCTCCGCCGGATCATCCGTGATCTGCACGAACACGCCGCTGTTGGGGCCGCCCTTGTGAAGCTGGCCCGTGGAGTGCAGGAACCGCGGCCCATAGCCCAGAGTGGTGGCGACCCGCAACGCATCCCGTACCCTCAGGCGGATCGCCTGCAGCACCTCCTCGTAGGGGCCGGTGGAGTCCAGATAGGCCATGAACGCTACGTACTCGCCCGGTTGCGCCTGCCGCAGATGCGCCCGCAGCGCCTCCTCCCACGAGTCCCCCTGGATCCCCTCGCCGTAAAGCGCCACGCCATCCGCGGCCAGGGCAGGCTCCTCCTCGGGAAGGCGACCCTCCGCGATGTAGCGATCCAGCGCGTCCCGGGTGTTCTTCTTGGACTCCGCCACGTTGGGCTCGTCGAACGGGTTGATGCCCAGGATAGCCCCCGCCACGGCCGTCGCCATCTCCCATCGGTAGAACTCGGCGCCGATCCAGGAGATGTCCGGCATGCGCAGACGCACCACCGGATGTCCGGCCGCCTCCAGCGCGGCCACCCGGGCGTCCAAGTCGCTCGTCCCCGCGAGCGACAGGTACACGAACAGCCGGTCGTCCCCGTACACCTCCGGCGGCCCCACCTCCTCGCCGGCGATCGGGACGATCCCCTTGCCCTCCTTGCCCGTGCTCTCGGCGAGGAGCTGCTCCGCCCACAGGCCAAAGCTCGCCAGCTGCGGGGGCACGAGGATGGTCAGCTTGTCACGGCCGGACAACGCCGCCTCGCCCATGATGGCCCCCAACCACGCGCCCGGGTTCTCCCGCACGGGCACGCACGGCTTACACGCCCGGGTCATGGCGCCCGCCTGGTCGAGCACCCTGGCGATATCGATGCCGGCCAGCGCCGCGGGCGCCTGCCCAAAGTAGGAGAGCCCGGAGTAGCGCCCGCCGATATCCGGCGGGTTCAGGATCACGCGACGGAACCCAAGATCCCGGGCCGCGACCATCAGGGGTGTCCCCGGATCGGTGATGGCGATGAACTGTCGCCCGGCCTCCTCCCCGCGCACCTCCTTCACCCGCTCGAAGAAGTGCGCCTCGAACGATCGGGCCTCCGTGGTCGTGCCCGACTTGCTGGCGACGATGAAGAGCGTATGCGCCAGATCGATCTGCTCCTCCAGCTTGCGGATGACGTCCGGGTGGGTGGTATCCAGCACCCACAGCCTGGGAGCCTCCGGCTGTGGGCCGTACACCTGGCGGAACACCTCGACGCACAGGCTGCTCCCGCCCATGCCCAGGAGCACGACATGCCGAAAGCCCTCCGACCACACCTCCTGCGCCAGGGCCCGCAGCTCATCCACGTGCCCCTGCATCCTCTCGGCGATATCCAGCCATCCCAGCCGGTTGCGGATCACCTCCTGATGCTTGGGGTCGTCCTTCCACAGGCTCGCGTCCTTGGCCCAGATTCGCGCCACCACCCCCGTGCGGGCCATGCCCTCCAGGCGGGCCTGAACGGTGGGCTCCAGCGCCCCCAAAGCGGCGTGCCAGGAGCAATCCCGTTGGACCAGAAACGCCTGCCGGCGCGCCTCCACACACTCCAACAGCGCGTGATAGGAGTCCGCAAAGGCCCGCACGCCGTCATCCAGCAACCGCTGCATCACCGCGTCCAGATCGACGCCCAGCCGCCCCAGAGCCGCCAGGATCTCCTCCGCCTCATCCACGCCCTCGGTGACCGTCAGCCGGACGACGCCGTGATCCTTGAACGCCTGGATGGTCGCCGGCGGCATAGTGTTCACGGTATCCGGGCCGATGAGTTCCTCGACGTACATCACATCCCGATACTGAGGGTTCTTCGTGCTGGTCGAGGCCCACAGCGGGCGCTGCACCCGGGCGCCTCGCTCCCGCAGCGCCTGGAACCGGTCAGCGCCGAAGAGCTTCTGGAAATGCCGGTAGATGATCTTGGCGTTGGCGATGGCGGCCTTACCCAACAACGCCTCGATCTGCGCCCGCTCGTCCGGGTCGCTCGTCTTCTGCAACCGCTCATTCAGCCAACCATCCACCGCCGTGTCCACGCGGCTGACGAACACGCTGGCCACCGAGGCGACGGCGTCCAACGGCAATCCGGCCTCCGCCCGCCGCTCCAACCCGGCGATGTAGGCGTTCGCCGCCTGCTCATACGCGTCCAAAGAGAAGATCAGGGTGACGTTGATGTTGATGCCGTCCGCGATCAGCTGCTCGATGGCGGGGATGCCGGCCGGGGTGGCGGGCACCTTGATCATCACATTGGGCCGATCGATGGCGGCGAAGAGGCGGCGCGCCTCTGTCACGGTTCGCTCGGTATCATGAGCCAGATCGGGCGAGACCTCCAGGCTGACGTAGCCGTCACGCCCGTCCGTCTGCTGGTAGACCGGCCGCAACAGGTCGGCCGCCATGCGGATATCCTCAATGGCCAACGCCTCATAGATCTCCAGGGTCGAACGTCCGGCCAGCGCCAGCTCCTTCAGCGCCTCGTCGTAATCCGCGCTATCAGCGATGGCGCGCTGGAAGATGGTTGGATTCGATGTGACGCCCAGGATGCCATCCTCCTCGATCAATCGCTTCAGCTCGCCAGATGTGATCAGCCCGCGCTGGATATTGTCATACCACACGCTCTGTCCGAGCTCTCGCAGCCGCCGTAAGGGGTTCTCGTCGTGCTTCATCGTCCTTCTCTCCCGGTGTGTCCACCGATGTTGTGAAGTGATCGGCCTACGGCCTCGCCGATGGGCCGCTCCGTGAATATCTTACCACGTCTGCAGAGAAAGGGCGAAGCAGGCAAGACATGGAGCCACGCCCTCGCTCCAAATCATTTGACGAAACCGATGGAATCCGCTAAGCTCCGTCGAAGAACGAGTCCATCAGCCATAGA includes:
- a CDS encoding glycoside hydrolase family 5 protein, giving the protein MLPRETHFRQRRSSPWLRGALILALLVILVSCYPPVPMSPATSQVPKTRIERLSRGINLSHWFAQGSINVRRWQRYITAEDIALIKEMGFTHVRLPIEPNVLFNEWQPEELNPERLPYVDAALDMILAQDIAVIVDFHPLPEFTQRMEEDDDFAEAVVRFWGAFARHLSERDPEMVFLEAMNEPVFQDAARWEAVQKRILAAMREGAPEHTLIATGTNWSSIDGLLALKPVDDLNVVYNFHFYEPHTFTHQGARWGWYLWPYLHNVPYPSSPEAVEALLPNIKNREARALLRSYGRERWNAEKIERRIAQAAAWGRKYDVPLTCNEFGVYRLVSPPEDRLAWIRDVRTALEKYQIGWTMWDYAGGFSVVVAKGNQRVPDEGTLKALGLSD
- a CDS encoding bifunctional transaldolase/phosoglucose isomerase — translated: MKHDENPLRRLRELGQSVWYDNIQRGLITSGELKRLIEEDGILGVTSNPTIFQRAIADSADYDEALKELALAGRSTLEIYEALAIEDIRMAADLLRPVYQQTDGRDGYVSLEVSPDLAHDTERTVTEARRLFAAIDRPNVMIKVPATPAGIPAIEQLIADGININVTLIFSLDAYEQAANAYIAGLERRAEAGLPLDAVASVASVFVSRVDTAVDGWLNERLQKTSDPDERAQIEALLGKAAIANAKIIYRHFQKLFGADRFQALRERGARVQRPLWASTSTKNPQYRDVMYVEELIGPDTVNTMPPATIQAFKDHGVVRLTVTEGVDEAEEILAALGRLGVDLDAVMQRLLDDGVRAFADSYHALLECVEARRQAFLVQRDCSWHAALGALEPTVQARLEGMARTGVVARIWAKDASLWKDDPKHQEVIRNRLGWLDIAERMQGHVDELRALAQEVWSEGFRHVVLLGMGGSSLCVEVFRQVYGPQPEAPRLWVLDTTHPDVIRKLEEQIDLAHTLFIVASKSGTTTEARSFEAHFFERVKEVRGEEAGRQFIAITDPGTPLMVAARDLGFRRVILNPPDIGGRYSGLSYFGQAPAALAGIDIARVLDQAGAMTRACKPCVPVRENPGAWLGAIMGEAALSGRDKLTILVPPQLASFGLWAEQLLAESTGKEGKGIVPIAGEEVGPPEVYGDDRLFVYLSLAGTSDLDARVAALEAAGHPVVRLRMPDISWIGAEFYRWEMATAVAGAILGINPFDEPNVAESKKNTRDALDRYIAEGRLPEEEPALAADGVALYGEGIQGDSWEEALRAHLRQAQPGEYVAFMAYLDSTGPYEEVLQAIRLRVRDALRVATTLGYGPRFLHSTGQLHKGGPNSGVFVQITDDPAEDFRIPGQPYTFGTLIAAQALGDLQSLQAHGRRVIRLHLGRDTAGGLERILQALADLK